The following are encoded together in the Mumia sp. Pv4-285 genome:
- a CDS encoding EXLDI protein — protein MPNKTIYVSDSDLPVYQRAQELVGGNLSKAIATALRRFVDTEEGKLEGFSEITVKVGVGKGHRQRFVAVQLAEWGRSTKDRYERFRVYQGRTGKFVVHTERSPEVVATAGADGKATGWRRHFASDQTWGTGVATASLDVYDTPAELEAHVPAELYALVSSAVATPPVEDLDV, from the coding sequence ATGCCGAACAAGACGATCTACGTCTCCGACAGCGACCTGCCGGTCTACCAACGCGCTCAGGAGCTCGTCGGAGGCAACCTCTCCAAGGCGATCGCCACAGCCCTCCGACGGTTCGTCGACACCGAGGAGGGCAAGCTCGAAGGCTTCTCGGAGATCACCGTCAAGGTCGGCGTCGGCAAGGGCCACCGCCAGCGGTTCGTCGCGGTCCAGCTCGCCGAGTGGGGCCGTTCCACGAAGGACCGGTACGAACGCTTCCGCGTCTACCAGGGCCGTACGGGCAAGTTCGTCGTCCACACCGAGCGCTCACCGGAGGTCGTCGCCACCGCAGGCGCCGACGGGAAGGCGACCGGATGGCGCCGACACTTCGCGAGCGACCAGACGTGGGGCACGGGTGTCGCGACCGCCTCCCTCGACGTCTACGACACACCCGCCGAGCTCGAGGCCCACGTCCCGGCCGAGCTGTACGCCCTCGTGAGCTCCGCCGTGGCCACACCGCCTGTCGAAGACCTCGACGTCTGA
- a CDS encoding ABC transporter ATP-binding protein codes for MTTHDPRPPALEAAGLRKSYGDKVVLDGIDITVAAGTVFALLGPNGAGKTTAVEILSTLITSDAGDARVLGHDLATAPDSVRALIGVTGQFSAVDGLLTAEENLLLIADLVHLDRAEGRRRAADLLARFDLSDVATQRAATFSGGMKRRLDLAMTLMGDPRLIFLDEPTTGLDPRSRRAVWDIVRELVADGVTIFLTTQYLEEADQLADTIAVLDHGRLIAQGTSAELKRLVPLGHVDVALTGGETQRLPYDGDVRTLRAILDDLDASGEQVADLTIHTPDLDDVFLALTGNELPGTPQPQEAGR; via the coding sequence ATGACCACCCACGATCCGCGACCGCCCGCCCTCGAAGCAGCCGGTCTCCGCAAGTCCTACGGCGACAAGGTCGTCCTCGACGGCATCGACATCACCGTCGCCGCCGGTACGGTCTTCGCACTCCTGGGCCCGAACGGCGCAGGCAAGACCACGGCCGTCGAGATCCTGTCGACCCTCATCACCTCGGACGCCGGTGACGCTCGCGTCCTCGGCCACGACCTCGCGACCGCGCCCGACTCCGTCCGCGCACTGATCGGCGTCACCGGGCAGTTCTCGGCGGTCGACGGACTCCTCACCGCGGAGGAGAACCTCCTCCTCATCGCGGACCTGGTCCACCTCGACCGTGCGGAGGGCCGCCGACGCGCAGCCGACCTGCTCGCGCGGTTCGACCTCTCCGACGTCGCCACGCAGCGCGCTGCGACGTTCTCCGGCGGGATGAAGCGCCGCCTGGACCTCGCCATGACGCTGATGGGAGACCCACGCCTGATCTTCCTCGACGAGCCGACGACCGGTCTCGACCCGCGCAGCCGCCGGGCGGTGTGGGACATCGTCCGGGAGCTCGTCGCCGACGGCGTGACGATCTTCCTCACCACCCAGTACCTCGAGGAGGCCGACCAGCTCGCCGACACGATCGCGGTGCTCGACCACGGCAGGCTGATCGCCCAGGGCACGAGTGCCGAGCTCAAGCGGCTCGTCCCGCTCGGCCACGTCGACGTCGCCCTCACCGGCGGAGAGACGCAGCGGCTTCCGTACGACGGCGACGTCCGCACGCTCCGCGCCATCCTCGACGACCTCGACGCCTCGGGCGAGCAGGTCGCCGATCTCACGATCCACACCCCCGACCTCGATGACGTCTTCCTCGCCCTGACCGGCAACGAGTTGCCCGGCACACCGCAGCCCCAGGAGGCAGGACGATGA